The following proteins come from a genomic window of Anguilla rostrata isolate EN2019 chromosome 17, ASM1855537v3, whole genome shotgun sequence:
- the mvp gene encoding major vault protein isoform X1: MMSVRKGGSKGPEGGDEGMGASIIRIPPHHYIHVLDQNTNIARVEIGPRTYIRQDNERVLFEPVRMIVVPPRHYCVVKNPVARDDEGQVQFDQLGQAKLRHADLEIRLAQDPFPLHPGEEIEQDITVLQVVYPDTALRLQALLDFEEEEGGEKRVAGDEWLFEGPGTYIPKKEVVVLETVRATVIQENQAIRLRARKEGVDRSGVHRVTGEEWQVSKVGAYLPGVYEEVVDIVNAFILTDKKALHMRALRPFRDQGGRDRRTGEEWLVTLDDREVHIPSVSEEVVGVVDVTVLNPRQYCVILDPVGPNGKPQLGQKRVVKGEKSFFLQPGETLEQGIQDVYVLSEEEGLVLRAIEAFLDNDGPEEEEEGEGEGGSGGGRVPRRPGDRWMLRGPIEYVPPATVEVLLRREAIPLDENEGIYVRDIKTGKVRAVIGHTYMLTQDEELWEKDLPPNVELLLPSSRDALSDRGQRGPSLPDARPRDKTRVVTYRVPHNAAVQVYDYREKKARVVFGPEMVMLGPDEQFTILSLSGDKPKRANVIKAICLLLGPDFCTDIITIETADHARLQLQLSYNWHFDITPQADATQAATLFAVPDFVGDACKAIASKIRGAVASVQFDDFHKNSNRIICSAVFGFDEKLAVRSSMRFGQNGLVISSVDIQSVEPVDQRTRDALQKSVQLAIEITTNSQEATARHEAERLEQEAKGRLERQRITDQAEAERARKELLELEALSAAVESTGAAKAEAQSKAEAARIQGEAAVNEAKLKAEAQKIEAEAELDRLSKAREQELFYKKEMNRLDVEKQEKLADIENQRFKALVDSLGSDTLKEMARAGPELQVKLLQALGLKSTLITDGSSPINLFSTASGLLGALQGKGE, encoded by the exons atg ATGTCTGTAAGAAAGGGAGGAAGCAAGGGCCCGGAGGGAGGAGACGAGGGGATGGGCGCGTCGATAATTCGGATCCCTCCCCACCACTACATCCACGTCCTGGACCAGAACACCAACATCGCGCGGGTGGAGATCGGGCCCCGGACCTACATCCGCCAGGACAACGAGAG GGTGCTGTTTGAACCGGTGCGCATGATAGTGGTTCCGCCCCGACACTACTGCGTAGTGAAGAACCCGGTTGCCCGCGACGACGAAGGCCAAGTCCAGTTCGACCAGCTGGGACAGGCCAAGCTGCGGCATGCTGACCTGGAGATCCGTCTGGCGCAGGaccccttccccctccacccAGGAGAGGAGATAGAGCAG gatatCACAGTCCTGCAGGTTGTGTACCCAGACACAGCGCTCCGGCTGCAGGCCCTCCTGGActttgaggaggaggagggaggggagaaaagagTGGCGGGAGACGAATGGCTGTTTGAGGGACCAG GGACCTACATCCCCAAGAaggaggtggtggtgctggAGACGGTGAGGGCCACCGTTATCCAGGAAAACCAGGCCATTCGCCTGAGAGCACGCAAGGAGGGCGTGGACAGAAGCGGGGTGCACAGGGTCACAG GAGAGGAGTGGCAGGTGAGCAAGGTGGGAGCGTACCTGCCGGGCGTCTATGAGGAGGTGGTGGACATCGTCAACGCTTTCATCCTCACCGACAAG AAAGCGCTGCACATGCGCGCCCTGCGCCCGTTCCGCGACCAGGGCGGGCGGGACCGGCGCACCGGGGAGGAGTGGCTGGTGACGCTGGACGACCGCGAGGTGCACATCCCCTCGGTGTCCGAGGAGGTGGTGGGCGTGGTGGACGTGACGGTGCTGAACCCGCGCCAGTACTGCGTGATCCTGGACCCGGTCGGGCCCAACGGCAAGCCTCAGCTGGGCCAGAAACGGGTCGTCAAG GGGGAGAAGTCGTTCTTCCTGCAGCCCGGGGAGACCCTGGAGCAGGGCATCCAGGACGTGTACGTGCtgtcggaggaggaggggctggtgCTGCGGGCCATCGAGGCCTTCCTGGACAATGACGGG cccgaagaagaggaggagggggagggggaggggggttcaggAGGGGGGCGTGTCCCCCGTCGCCCGGGCGACCGCTGGATGCTGCGCGGGCCCATCGAGTACGTCCCTCCGGCCACCGTGGAGGTGTTGCTACGGCGAGAGGCCATCCCGTTGGATGAGAACGAGGGGATCTACGTGCGGGACATCAAGACCGGGAAG GTCCGAGCCGTGATTGGCCACACCTACATGCTGACCCAGGACGAGGAGCTGTGGGAGAAGGACCTGCCGCCGAACGTGGAGCTGCTGTTGCCGTCGTCCCGGGACGCGCTGTCGGACCGCGGGCAGAGGGGCCCCTCGCTGCCGGACGCCAGGCCCCGAGACAAAACGAGAGTGGTGACCTACAGAGTCCCCCATAATGCCGCGGTTCAGGTCTACGACTACCGCGAGAAGAAGGCCAG GGTGGTGTTTGGGCCGGAGATGGTGATGCTGGGCCCGGATGAGCAGTTCACCATCCTCTCGCTGTCGGGAGACAAGCCCAAACGGGCCAACGTCATCAAGGCCATCTGTCTTCTGCTGGGGCCCGACTTCTGCACTGACATCATCACCATAGAGACGGCCGACCATGcccggctgcagctgcagctttcTTACAACTG GCACTTTGACATCACGCCGCAGGCCGATGCCACGCAGGCGGCCACCCTCTTTGCCGTGCCCGACTTCGTGGGCGACGCCTGCAAGGCCATTGCCTCCAAGATCCGCGGAGCCGTGGCGTCCGTGCAGTTTGACGACTTTCACAAG aacTCCAACCGGATCATCTGCTCGGCGGTGTTCGGGTTCGACGAGAAGCTGGCAGTGCGGTCCAGCATGCGCTTCGGCCAGAACGGGCTGGTCATCAGCAGCGTGGACATCCAGTCCGTGGAGCCGGTGGACCAGAGGACCCGAGACGCCTTGCAGAAGAGCGTCCAGCTCGCCATTGAGATCACCACCAACTCCCAGGAGGCTACCGCCCG gCACGAAGCGGAGCGTCTGGAGCAGGAGGCCAAGGGCCGGCTGGAGAGGCAGAGGATCACGGACCAGGCGGAGGCCGAGCGAGCCCGGAAagagctgctggagctggaggcgcTCAG tGCGGCGGTGGAGAGCACAGGTGCGGCGAAAGCGGAGGCCCAGTCGAAGGCAGAGGCGGCTCGCATACAGGGAGAGGCGGCCGTGAACGAGGCCAAGCTGAAGGCCGAGGCCCAGAAGATAGAGGCC gaggcggagcttgaCCGCCTGTCAAAGGCGCGAGAGCAGGAGCTCTTCTATAAGAAGGAGATGAACCGCCTGGACGTGGAGAAGCAGGAGAAGCTGGCGGACATAGAGAACCAGCGCTTTAAAGCGCTGGTGGACAGTCTGGGAAGTGACACTCTCAAGGAGATGGCCCGGGCAGGACCTGAGCTACAG GTGAAGCTGCTTCAGGCCCTGGGGCTTAAGTCCACTCTGATCACCGATGGCTCATCGCCCATCAACCTCTTCAGTACTGCCAGCGGCCTACTGGGGGCGCTGCAGGGCAAGGGGGAGTGA
- the mvp gene encoding major vault protein isoform X2 produces MSVRKGGSKGPEGGDEGMGASIIRIPPHHYIHVLDQNTNIARVEIGPRTYIRQDNERVLFEPVRMIVVPPRHYCVVKNPVARDDEGQVQFDQLGQAKLRHADLEIRLAQDPFPLHPGEEIEQDITVLQVVYPDTALRLQALLDFEEEEGGEKRVAGDEWLFEGPGTYIPKKEVVVLETVRATVIQENQAIRLRARKEGVDRSGVHRVTGEEWQVSKVGAYLPGVYEEVVDIVNAFILTDKKALHMRALRPFRDQGGRDRRTGEEWLVTLDDREVHIPSVSEEVVGVVDVTVLNPRQYCVILDPVGPNGKPQLGQKRVVKGEKSFFLQPGETLEQGIQDVYVLSEEEGLVLRAIEAFLDNDGPEEEEEGEGEGGSGGGRVPRRPGDRWMLRGPIEYVPPATVEVLLRREAIPLDENEGIYVRDIKTGKVRAVIGHTYMLTQDEELWEKDLPPNVELLLPSSRDALSDRGQRGPSLPDARPRDKTRVVTYRVPHNAAVQVYDYREKKARVVFGPEMVMLGPDEQFTILSLSGDKPKRANVIKAICLLLGPDFCTDIITIETADHARLQLQLSYNWHFDITPQADATQAATLFAVPDFVGDACKAIASKIRGAVASVQFDDFHKNSNRIICSAVFGFDEKLAVRSSMRFGQNGLVISSVDIQSVEPVDQRTRDALQKSVQLAIEITTNSQEATARHEAERLEQEAKGRLERQRITDQAEAERARKELLELEALSAAVESTGAAKAEAQSKAEAARIQGEAAVNEAKLKAEAQKIEAEAELDRLSKAREQELFYKKEMNRLDVEKQEKLADIENQRFKALVDSLGSDTLKEMARAGPELQVKLLQALGLKSTLITDGSSPINLFSTASGLLGALQGKGE; encoded by the exons ATGTCTGTAAGAAAGGGAGGAAGCAAGGGCCCGGAGGGAGGAGACGAGGGGATGGGCGCGTCGATAATTCGGATCCCTCCCCACCACTACATCCACGTCCTGGACCAGAACACCAACATCGCGCGGGTGGAGATCGGGCCCCGGACCTACATCCGCCAGGACAACGAGAG GGTGCTGTTTGAACCGGTGCGCATGATAGTGGTTCCGCCCCGACACTACTGCGTAGTGAAGAACCCGGTTGCCCGCGACGACGAAGGCCAAGTCCAGTTCGACCAGCTGGGACAGGCCAAGCTGCGGCATGCTGACCTGGAGATCCGTCTGGCGCAGGaccccttccccctccacccAGGAGAGGAGATAGAGCAG gatatCACAGTCCTGCAGGTTGTGTACCCAGACACAGCGCTCCGGCTGCAGGCCCTCCTGGActttgaggaggaggagggaggggagaaaagagTGGCGGGAGACGAATGGCTGTTTGAGGGACCAG GGACCTACATCCCCAAGAaggaggtggtggtgctggAGACGGTGAGGGCCACCGTTATCCAGGAAAACCAGGCCATTCGCCTGAGAGCACGCAAGGAGGGCGTGGACAGAAGCGGGGTGCACAGGGTCACAG GAGAGGAGTGGCAGGTGAGCAAGGTGGGAGCGTACCTGCCGGGCGTCTATGAGGAGGTGGTGGACATCGTCAACGCTTTCATCCTCACCGACAAG AAAGCGCTGCACATGCGCGCCCTGCGCCCGTTCCGCGACCAGGGCGGGCGGGACCGGCGCACCGGGGAGGAGTGGCTGGTGACGCTGGACGACCGCGAGGTGCACATCCCCTCGGTGTCCGAGGAGGTGGTGGGCGTGGTGGACGTGACGGTGCTGAACCCGCGCCAGTACTGCGTGATCCTGGACCCGGTCGGGCCCAACGGCAAGCCTCAGCTGGGCCAGAAACGGGTCGTCAAG GGGGAGAAGTCGTTCTTCCTGCAGCCCGGGGAGACCCTGGAGCAGGGCATCCAGGACGTGTACGTGCtgtcggaggaggaggggctggtgCTGCGGGCCATCGAGGCCTTCCTGGACAATGACGGG cccgaagaagaggaggagggggagggggaggggggttcaggAGGGGGGCGTGTCCCCCGTCGCCCGGGCGACCGCTGGATGCTGCGCGGGCCCATCGAGTACGTCCCTCCGGCCACCGTGGAGGTGTTGCTACGGCGAGAGGCCATCCCGTTGGATGAGAACGAGGGGATCTACGTGCGGGACATCAAGACCGGGAAG GTCCGAGCCGTGATTGGCCACACCTACATGCTGACCCAGGACGAGGAGCTGTGGGAGAAGGACCTGCCGCCGAACGTGGAGCTGCTGTTGCCGTCGTCCCGGGACGCGCTGTCGGACCGCGGGCAGAGGGGCCCCTCGCTGCCGGACGCCAGGCCCCGAGACAAAACGAGAGTGGTGACCTACAGAGTCCCCCATAATGCCGCGGTTCAGGTCTACGACTACCGCGAGAAGAAGGCCAG GGTGGTGTTTGGGCCGGAGATGGTGATGCTGGGCCCGGATGAGCAGTTCACCATCCTCTCGCTGTCGGGAGACAAGCCCAAACGGGCCAACGTCATCAAGGCCATCTGTCTTCTGCTGGGGCCCGACTTCTGCACTGACATCATCACCATAGAGACGGCCGACCATGcccggctgcagctgcagctttcTTACAACTG GCACTTTGACATCACGCCGCAGGCCGATGCCACGCAGGCGGCCACCCTCTTTGCCGTGCCCGACTTCGTGGGCGACGCCTGCAAGGCCATTGCCTCCAAGATCCGCGGAGCCGTGGCGTCCGTGCAGTTTGACGACTTTCACAAG aacTCCAACCGGATCATCTGCTCGGCGGTGTTCGGGTTCGACGAGAAGCTGGCAGTGCGGTCCAGCATGCGCTTCGGCCAGAACGGGCTGGTCATCAGCAGCGTGGACATCCAGTCCGTGGAGCCGGTGGACCAGAGGACCCGAGACGCCTTGCAGAAGAGCGTCCAGCTCGCCATTGAGATCACCACCAACTCCCAGGAGGCTACCGCCCG gCACGAAGCGGAGCGTCTGGAGCAGGAGGCCAAGGGCCGGCTGGAGAGGCAGAGGATCACGGACCAGGCGGAGGCCGAGCGAGCCCGGAAagagctgctggagctggaggcgcTCAG tGCGGCGGTGGAGAGCACAGGTGCGGCGAAAGCGGAGGCCCAGTCGAAGGCAGAGGCGGCTCGCATACAGGGAGAGGCGGCCGTGAACGAGGCCAAGCTGAAGGCCGAGGCCCAGAAGATAGAGGCC gaggcggagcttgaCCGCCTGTCAAAGGCGCGAGAGCAGGAGCTCTTCTATAAGAAGGAGATGAACCGCCTGGACGTGGAGAAGCAGGAGAAGCTGGCGGACATAGAGAACCAGCGCTTTAAAGCGCTGGTGGACAGTCTGGGAAGTGACACTCTCAAGGAGATGGCCCGGGCAGGACCTGAGCTACAG GTGAAGCTGCTTCAGGCCCTGGGGCTTAAGTCCACTCTGATCACCGATGGCTCATCGCCCATCAACCTCTTCAGTACTGCCAGCGGCCTACTGGGGGCGCTGCAGGGCAAGGGGGAGTGA